One window from the genome of Engraulis encrasicolus isolate BLACKSEA-1 chromosome 16, IST_EnEncr_1.0, whole genome shotgun sequence encodes:
- the LOC134465975 gene encoding uncharacterized protein LOC134465975: MAENMDSPLWRFLRSRGVPEDCLSRMEKDHIDATVLDYLDDNTLADYIPTYGDRIAARRFCLQHSATAKTKESAKHSMLEKLKKKMGIAVSDDENNNQETSTGRQKRHYAPHNKSAEKKTRKVELGWIHEGKQVRKRKGGGTRTLDVPKESKKADILQYAKDIFFPDGKNKLGKFETFSHDIVDYQEEAIFDDAITVGELYSVLRMGVLRFYLCTKIPKDQDAEECVGEESKMNEDIQNSMHEEDELLLHPVDTEAFLNTSEVMIGPFFGEAMAGQLDDTLLYQPDLQVNEDTAVISVLLPSASSALTIPDTASHNSPSMSSSTSAANIAPESTAIDDVAGTSTDSCVITIKLHRVNLLEEMIAQFKDSVLLKHSLRYTYIDERGADHNGVSRDVYAAFWTQLLDHTAEGEDLRVPSLCPKWQEEEWKSIGRILLKGFQDHSYFPCRLSPAFAVSLIFGENEVSDDVLFESLLLFVNQSDRKLITTALKEDLSEDDRDELIDLLDRLDVTALPTRDNLKGLLLKVAHKQLIQKPRYACEKMSLIAGASMKEAFGNTQQVLLMYEDKKPTTKKLLKLLEASPSTQAENQSFRFLKQYIRALDDVGLRRMLRFLTGSDVVCVDNIDIMFTPSDGVARRPVAHTCGPVLELPWTYASYPELRTEFDNILTNNASYEFGFA, translated from the exons ATGGCTGAAAACATGGATTCTCCTCTCTGGAGGTTTCTTCGGAGTCGGGGTGTTCCAGAGGACTGTCTCAGTCGAATGGAGAAAGACCAT ATTGATGCCACAGTCCTTGATTATCTGGATGACAACACTCTGGCTGACTACATCCCGACGTATGGAGACAGGATTGCGGCAAGACGcttctgtttgcaacacagtgCCACTGCCAAAACCAAGGAATCGGCAAAACATTCAATGTTGgaaaaactgaagaaaaaaatgGGCATTGCTGTGAGTGATGATGAAAACAACAACCAGGAGACGTCCACCGGAAGACAGAAAAGACATTATGCACCGCATAACAAATCTGcagaaaagaagacaagaaaagTGGAGTTGGGATGGATTCACGAAGGCAAACAAGTCAGAAAACGCAAAGGTGGAGGGACAAGGACCCTTGATGTACCCAAAGAATCAAAGAAGGCGGACATACTGCAGTATGCCAAAGACATTTTCTTCCCAGATGGAAAAAACAAGCTTGGAAAGTTTGAAACATTTAGCCATGACATAGTAGATTATCAGGAAGAAGCTATTTTTGATGATGCTATTACAGTTGGGGAACTCTACAGCGTACTAAGAATGGGAGTTTTGAGATTCTACCTGTGCACAAAGATTCCAAAAGATCAGGATGCTGAAGAATGTGTCGGGGAAGAATCAAAGATGAACGAAGACATACAGAATAGCATGCATGAAGAGGATGAGCTGCTTCTTCATCCTGTCGATACAGAAGCATTTCTAAACACATCTGAGGTGATGATTGGCCCTTTTTTCGGGGAAGCCATGGCTGGCCAACTAGATGACACTTTGTTGTATCAACCTGACCTGCAAGTCAATGAGGACACTGCAGTCATATCAGTCCTACTTCCCAGTGCAAGCTCAGCACTCACCATTCCAGACACTGCAAGTCACAACTCACCCAGCATGTCTAGCTCCACAAGTGCAGCAAACATTGCTCCCGAGTCAACAGCTATAGATGATGTAGCAGGCACCTCTACAGATTCATGTGTTATAACAATTAAACTACACAGGGTCAATCTTCTGGAAGAGATGATAGCCCAATTCAAGGATTCAGTTCTTCTCAAGCACTCCCTTCGATACACGTACATTGATGAGAGAGGAGCCGACCACAATGGTGTCTCAAGAGACGTGTATGCTGCATTTTGGACCCAACTTCTGGACCACACAGCTGAAGGGGAGGACCTGAGGGTTCCATCTCTGTGTCCTAAATGGCAAGAGGAGGAATGGAAATCCATTGGCAGAATCCTACTCAAAGGATTTCAAGACCATAGCTATTTTCCCTGTCGCTTATCCCCTGCTTTcgcagtttcactcatttttggTGAGAATGAGGTCTCAGATGATGTGCTTTTTGAAAGTCTTCTTCTGTTTGTTAATCAGTCAGATAGGAAGTTAATCACTACTGCCTTAAAAGAAGATCTTTCAGAGGACGACAGGGATGAGCTGATTGACCTGCTGGACCGTTTGGATGTGACAGCCCTTCCAACCCGAGACAATTTGAAAGGCCTCCTTCTAAAGGTGGCACACAAACAGCTGATCCAAAAGCCAAGATATGCATGCGAGAAGATGTCCTTAATTGCTGGTGCCTCAATGAAAGAAGCATTCGGGAACACACAACAAGTTCTGCTTATGTACGAAGACAAAAAGCCAACAACCAAAAAGCTTTTGAAATTACTAGAAGCTTCCCCTTCCACTCAAGCAGAAAACCAGAGTTTTCGTTTCCTGAAACAGTACATCAGGGCATTGGATGATGTTGGTCTGAGAAGGATGCTAAGGTTCTTGACAGGGTCGGATGTTGTCTGCGTTGACaatattgacatcatgtttacacCTTCAGATGGAGTTGCACGGCGGCCTGTAGCACACACCTGCGGCCCAGTTCTGGAACTGCCGTGGACATATGCCTCCTATCCTGAGCTACGCACCGAATTTGACAACATACTGACCAACAATGCTTCGTATGAATTTGGCTTTGCGTAA
- the LOC134466278 gene encoding uncharacterized protein LOC134466278 isoform X1 — MRTLRRILKSMGLYRRKNESDPLDVASFLIDQLRGHGRLHGYKFHHLNCIQAGYVVTQSTVRHLLKFLDPSGVERRRRNRLMRRVYMNPGPNYLWHVDSYDKLKPYGVCINGAIDGFSRLIVWLHAYSTNSNPKIIAGYFMREVERRMGTPSRIRADLGTENVTMAEMQRFLRWSTNRSIVRNCYIAGSSNHNQRIESWWAFLRSHHAQYWMNRFQELKDKDCFTGDFLDKQLILFTCLSIIQEELQQVAQLWNTHVVRKSRNAVAPSGRPILMYTLPHLFGGQDYLKQVPQEAVEACKEECQQRGPCPCDETVFDMCCLIMAENFLHSPTTADEAIELYLFLRACILKDLGIQ; from the exons ATGCGCACTCTCCGAAGGATTTTGAAAAGCATGGGGTTGTACCGAAGAAAGAATGAATCTGACCCACTTGACGTTGCATCATTTCTCATTGATCAACTGCGTGGACACGGGAGGCTACATGGATACAAGTTCCACCATCTCAACTGCATCCAAGCTGGATATGTTGTCACCCAAAGTACGGTGAGACATTTGTTAAAGTTCCTCGACCCCAGTGGTGTtgaaagaagacgaagaaatcGCTTGATGCGACGTGTGTACATGAACCCTGGCCCTAATTATCTATGGCACGTTGATTCTTATGATAAATTGAAGCCGTATGGTGTGTGCATAAATGGAGCTATTGATGGCTTTTCCAGACTCATTGTGTGGCTTCATGCCTATTCAACAAACAGCAATCCCAAAATCATTGCTGGTTATTTCATGAGGGAAgttgagaggaggatggggacgcCGTCCAGAATTCGCGCAGATCTGGGAACAGAAAATGTAACAATGGCCGAGATGCAGAGGTTCCTACGGTGGAGTACCAATCGCAGCATCGTCAGAAACTGCTATATCGCTGGGTCCAGTAATCACAATCAGCGGATTGAAAGCTGGTGGGCTTTTTTAAGAAGTCACCATGCCCAGTACTGGATGAATCGTTTTCAGGAACTTAAGGATAAAGACTGTTTCACTGGAGACTTCTTGGACAAGCAGCTTATCTTGTTTACTTGCCTATCCATCATCCAG GAGGAACTGCAGCAAGTTGCACAATTGTGGAATACCCATGTCGTCCGAAAGAGCAGGAATGCAGTAGCTCCAAGTGGACGTCCGATCCTCATGTACACCCTGCCTCATCTATTTGGAGGACAAGATTACTTGAAACAGGTCCCTCAGGAAGCAGTGGAGGCTTGCAAAGAAGAGTGCCAACAGAGAGGACCATGTCCTTGTGATGAAACAGTGTTTGACATGTGTTGCCTTATAATGGCAGAGAACTTCTTACACTCACCTACCACAGCAGATGAAGCTATAGAGCTGTATCTTTTCCTGAGAGCATGCATTCTTAAAGACTTGGGCATACAGTAA
- the LOC134466278 gene encoding uncharacterized protein LOC134466278 isoform X2, producing MRTLRRILKSMGLYRRKNESDPLDVASFLIDQLRGHGRLHGYKFHHLNCIQAGYVVTQSTVRHLLKFLDPSGVERRRRNRLMRRVYMNPGPNYLWHVDSYDKLKPYGVCINGAIDGFSRLIVWLHAYSTNSNPKIIAGYFMREVERRMGTPSRIRADLGTENVTMAEMQRFLRWSTNRSIVRNCYIAGSSNHNQRIESWWAFLRSHHAQYWMNRFQELKDKDCFTGDFLDKQLILFTCLSIIQELQQVAQLWNTHVVRKSRNAVAPSGRPILMYTLPHLFGGQDYLKQVPQEAVEACKEECQQRGPCPCDETVFDMCCLIMAENFLHSPTTADEAIELYLFLRACILKDLGIQ from the exons ATGCGCACTCTCCGAAGGATTTTGAAAAGCATGGGGTTGTACCGAAGAAAGAATGAATCTGACCCACTTGACGTTGCATCATTTCTCATTGATCAACTGCGTGGACACGGGAGGCTACATGGATACAAGTTCCACCATCTCAACTGCATCCAAGCTGGATATGTTGTCACCCAAAGTACGGTGAGACATTTGTTAAAGTTCCTCGACCCCAGTGGTGTtgaaagaagacgaagaaatcGCTTGATGCGACGTGTGTACATGAACCCTGGCCCTAATTATCTATGGCACGTTGATTCTTATGATAAATTGAAGCCGTATGGTGTGTGCATAAATGGAGCTATTGATGGCTTTTCCAGACTCATTGTGTGGCTTCATGCCTATTCAACAAACAGCAATCCCAAAATCATTGCTGGTTATTTCATGAGGGAAgttgagaggaggatggggacgcCGTCCAGAATTCGCGCAGATCTGGGAACAGAAAATGTAACAATGGCCGAGATGCAGAGGTTCCTACGGTGGAGTACCAATCGCAGCATCGTCAGAAACTGCTATATCGCTGGGTCCAGTAATCACAATCAGCGGATTGAAAGCTGGTGGGCTTTTTTAAGAAGTCACCATGCCCAGTACTGGATGAATCGTTTTCAGGAACTTAAGGATAAAGACTGTTTCACTGGAGACTTCTTGGACAAGCAGCTTATCTTGTTTACTTGCCTATCCATCATCCAG GAACTGCAGCAAGTTGCACAATTGTGGAATACCCATGTCGTCCGAAAGAGCAGGAATGCAGTAGCTCCAAGTGGACGTCCGATCCTCATGTACACCCTGCCTCATCTATTTGGAGGACAAGATTACTTGAAACAGGTCCCTCAGGAAGCAGTGGAGGCTTGCAAAGAAGAGTGCCAACAGAGAGGACCATGTCCTTGTGATGAAACAGTGTTTGACATGTGTTGCCTTATAATGGCAGAGAACTTCTTACACTCACCTACCACAGCAGATGAAGCTATAGAGCTGTATCTTTTCCTGAGAGCATGCATTCTTAAAGACTTGGGCATACAGTAA